The window CGCCTCGTGGAGGACGAGAAGGACCTGGGCAACGGCATTGCCCTCACATCCACCCTCTTCAACGTCACCCGGCTCGTGGGACCGTCCATCGCGGGGATGGTCATCGCCGTGGTGGGGGAGGGGATATGCTTCCTGATGAACGGCATGGCCTATTCGGCCACCCTCACCGCCCTCTTCCTGATGCGCTTCAGGAAGCCCCTCGTCACGGACCAGGTCCGCAAGAGCGTCCTCGAGGGAATGAAGGAGGGCGTCCGGTACGTTGCCTCCTTCCTCCCCCTGCGGAATTACCTCGGGGCCATTGCCCTGGTGAGCTTCTTCGCCTTCCCCTACATGGTCCTCCTTCCGGTGTTCGCCCGGGAAATTCTCGGCGGGGGGCCCCGCACCCTGGGATTCCTCATGGGAGCCACGGGGCTCGGCGCCCTGGCGGGATCCGTCCGGCTCGCCCTGAGAAAGTCCCCTGTGGGTCTCGGTAAAATCATGGCGGTGTCCTGCGTTCTCCTCGGCTTTTCCATGGCGGCCTTCTCTCTCTCCAGGGTCTTTTATCTCTCCCTGGCCCTCATGGCCTGCCTCGGCTTCTTCATGGTCTCCACCCTGGTTTCCTGCAATACCCTGGTGCAGACCCTGGTGGACGAGGACAAGCGGAACAGGGTGATGAGCCTCTTCATCGTCTGCGCCATGGGCATCACACCCATCGGGAGCCTCAATGCCGGGTGGCTGGCCACCCATATCGGCGCTCCCGCCACCCTCTTCGCCGGCGGGGCAGTCAGCCTCGTCATCGGCCTGCTGCTCCTCCGGGCGTGGCCGTCCATGTGGGCTCTCTCCGAGCCGGTCTACCGGCGGAAAAATCTCCTGTAAGCCCCCTGTGCCCGGACCCTCGGGTATAATAGGGAAGAAGAAAATACCTGATACAGGCATTCCCGGGAGGTGAAGGAAGTGGCGAAAGAACGGGTTCTCATAGTGGGGGGCGACGCGGCGGGCATGTCCGCCGCAGGGCAGATCCGAAAACTGCTTCCCGACGCGGAGATCACAGTCTACGAGCGGAGCGGTTATTCTTCCTATTCCGCATGCGGCATACCCTATTTCATCGCCGGACTCGTGGAGCCGGAAACCAGGCTCGTCGTCCGGACGCCGGAGGAGTTTCTGCAGAAGCAGAACATCGTGGTGAAGGTCCGCCACGAGGTGCTTTCTCTCGATCCTGACGGGGGCACGGTTCTGGTGAGAGACCTGGAGTCGGGAAGGGAATTCCGGGACTCCTGGGACAGGCTGCTTATCGCCACGGGGGCGAGCCCTGCCGTGCCTCCCGTTGAGGGAGCAAAAGCGGAGGGGATTTTTACCCTCAGCACCCTGGAAACCGGCATCGCAGCGAGGCGCTACGTGGACAAATTTCGGCCCCGGCACGCCGTGGTCATCGGAGGCGGCTACATCGGCCTGGAAATGGCCGAGGCCTTCGCCTGCGTCAGGGGAATGAAGGTCACCCTTCTGGACAAGTCCCCCCAGGTCATGAACACCTTTGACGCCGACATGGCGGAACTGATCGCATCCGCGATCCGTGGGATCGGAACGGCCCTCCGCCTCGGCGAAGGGCTGGTGGGCTTCGGCACCGAAGGAGGCCGGATCCGGTCGGTCATCACCGAACACGGAGAAATAGAAACGGAAATGGTCATCATGGGCCTCGGAGTTCGCCCAAACTCGGGACTCGCCGGGGATGCGGGGCTGAAGCTGTCCGTCCGGGATTCCATCTTCGCCGACGAGACCATGGCCACCTCCCGTCCCGGGATCTGGGCCGCCGGAGACTGCGCCTCCACTACCCACCTCATGACGGGGAAACCTTTCTGGGTCGCCCTGGGCACAGTGGCCAACAAGATGGGACGGGTGGCCGGAATTTCCATGGGAGGCGGCCGGGCAGCTTTCCCGGGCGTTTACGGCACGGCCATGAGCAAGCACTGCGGCCTCGAAGTGGCCCGGACCGGGCTGACGGAGAGGGAAGCGGAAGAAAACGGCTTCCGGTCCGTCTCCTCGGTCATTCGGACCAAGACCCGGGCTGGATACTACCCCGGGGCGGAGACCATGCACGTGAAGCTCGTGGGCGAGGAAGGCTCCGGCAGACTGCTCGGCGGACAGATCGTTGGAGGCCAGGGCTCGGCGAAGCGGGTGGACATCATCGCCACGGCCCTTGCGGGAGGAATGACGGTCAACAATCTTCTCGAGCTCGACCTAGGATATGCTCCCCCCTTCTCCATGGCATGGGATCCGGTCCAGATCGCCGGAAGGGAACTGCTGAAAAAAACAGGCGGGGAATGACCCGCCCATCAAGGAGGTAATTTCGTGCTGTCGGAAAAAATCGATGCAATGAAAGATGAACTTGTGGCCGCCATCCAGGAGGCCGTGCGCATCAAGAGCGTGGGAGGCGAACCTTCTGAAGGGGCTCCCTACGGGGAGGGACCGAGGAAATGCCTCGACTGGACCCTCGCCTTCGCGGAGCAAATGGGGTTCCGGACGAAAAACGTGGACAACGTGGCGGGCTGGGCCGAAATGGGCGAAGGGGACGAAATGGTGGCCCTCCTCGGACACCTGGACGTGGTTCCTGAAGGAAAGGGCTGGACGGTGGACCCCTGGGGCGGTGAGCTTAAAGACGGCATGGTCTGGGGCCGGGGTGTCCTGGACAACAAGGGGCCTGTCATAATCGGCCTCTTTGCCGCGAAGGCGATCTTCGACGCCGGGCTGAAGCTGAAGAGGAGAGTCCGGGTCATCTTCGGCACCAACGAGGAGCAGGGCAGCAAGTGCATGAAGCGCTACGTGGAACTGGGGGAAGACCTTCCTTCCGCCGGTTTCACCCCCGACGCCGAGTATCCCATCATCCATGCCGAAAAGGGCATCGTCACCTACACAGTCTCCCTTCCCTTCGCCCCGTCGGGCGAAATGAAGATAACCTCCCTCGAGGGAGGCGTGGCCGCCAATGTGGTCATGGCCGAGGTTACGGCCGTGATCGAGGACTCCAGGACCGAGTGCAGGCAGCGCATCACCGCCGCCGCGTCCGCCTGGAAGGGGCCGGAAGGCAGTTCCCTTTCCTCCGACGATGACGGCAGCAGGGTCACCCTCGTGATGAAGGGCCACCCCGCCCACGGAAGCACGCCCGAAAAGGGAATCAATGCCCTCGCCTGCCTGGCGGATTTCATGGCGGGGCTGAAGCTGAAGGGCGAGCAGGGGGAATTTTTCAGCGCGTTCTCACGGCTCGCGGGTTTCGAGACCGACGGGAAATCCTTGGGCGTCGCCATGGCCGACGAAGTGTCCGGGCCGCTGACGGCCTGTGTGGGCGTGGTGAAGGCCGAGAAGGACCGGGTTTCCTTCACCATCAACATGCGGTACCCTGTCACGGCGAAGGAAGAGGCCGTCACGGGCCCCATCGAGGAGACCTTCAGGAAGAACGGCCTGGCGGTGGAGAAGGTGTCCAAGGCGAATCCCCTGTACATGCCTCCTGAATCCAGGCTCATTCAGGCCCTCCAGAAGGTCTACACTGAAGAAACAGGCCAGGAAGCCACCCTGCTGGCCATCGGCGGGGGCACCTACGCAAAGACCATGCCCAACGTGGTGGCCTTCGGCCCCGTCTTCCCAGGGCAGGACTACACAATCCACGAGGAAGACGAGCGGTGGTCCGTGGAGGACATCATGAAGAACGCCCACATCATGGCGAAGGTACTGGTGGAGCTTGCCCAGGTACGGGAATAGAACGGGAGAAATATGAAGGGGCTGCCGCAGGGATCTTTGCGGCAGCCCCTTTTTTCGTCCTGCGGTCCGGAAGAGTTACTTCAGTTCGTAGGGCCAGGCCATGATGCCTCCCTCAAGGAGGGCCACGTCGTCGAACCCTGCGCCTTTCAGGGTCGCCAGTGCATCCCAGCCCCGGACGGAGATTTTGCAGAAGGCCACGATCTCCCTGTCCCGGGGCAGTTCGCCCGCCCGCTCCCGGAGCTTGCCGAGAGGGATATTCACGAATTCGTAGGGGATGCGTCCCTGGAGATCCAGCTCTCCCGGCGTCCTCACGTCCAGCAGCAGCGGGGGATTGGGTCCCTCCATCCGCTCCCGGAGTTCCTTTGCCTGGTAGGTTTTCACGAGGCCGTCCATCTTGTTCTTCAGGGCGTTGGCCGCGTGGGTGTTCGGATCGAGGGCCGTGGAGAAGGGTGGGGCGTAGGCGAAGTCCCCGTCCGCCAGGAGGTCCACCGTCATTCCCGAGGAGACGGCCGCCACCATGGCGTCAAGGCGCTTGTCCACCACCCCTGTACCCATGATCTGGGCGCCCAGGATGCGGCGGCTCAGCCTGTCCGCCACAAGGCGGATGGTCATGGCGCCCATGCCGGGCATGAAATGGGGCCGGTCAGGCTCTTCCACCACGATGCTCACCGGTTCGAATCCCGCCTCTTTTGCCTGTTTTTCGTCGAGGCCCGTCTTGCCTATGGTCAGGTTGAAGAGCTTCAGGATGCCCGTCCCAAGGACTCCCGAGAAGGGCGTGGCGAGCCCGGCGATATTGTCGGCGATCACCCTGCCCTGGCGGTTAGCCGTGGAGCCCATGGGCTGCCATACGGGCTTTTTCGTGACAAGGTGCCGTGTCTGGACGCAGTCGCCTCCGGCGTATATGGATGGGTCGCTCGTCCTCATCAGCTCGTCCACCACGATGGTCCCGTTGGGGGCGAGCTCCAGGCCCGCGTCCCGGGCAAGACTGGTGTTGGGGCGGATGCCCACCGCAAGGAGCACCATGTCCGCAGGAAGGGAGCGCCTGTCCGTCCTGACTCCGGTGACGACACCGCCCTCGCCGGTGATTTCCGTGACCTTCTCGCCGCCGAAGAAATCGACGCCTTTCGCCTTGACCGCCCTTGCGATCCGGAGGCCGAAATCTTCGCCCACGAGGGCCGGGAGAGGGGTGGAAAGGGCGTCCACCACCGAAACCTTTACTCCCCGTTCCGCAAGGGCCTCCACGACTTCCATGCCGATGAGCCCGGCGCCGATGATGACCGCCGTTTTTATGTTTCCCGACGAGAGGGCCGATTTCATGGCCAGAGCATCGGGCATGGTCCAGAGGGTGAAGACCCTGTTGAGGTCGCTGCCCGGTATGGGGGGGCGGATGGGGGACGCTCCCGTGGCGAGCACGAGGTTATCGTACGGAAAGTTTTTTTCTTCTCCGGTGGATGCGTCGGAGGCGGTGACGCACCTGTTCTCCCTGTCGATCCTGGTGGCGAGGCAGCCTGTGTGGACCGTGACGTTCTTCACCGTCCGGAAGAAGTTCGCGTCCCGGATGATGCCGAGGGGAGTGCAGACCAGGTCCTTGTACTCCTTCACCACGTCCCCCACGAAATAGGGGAAGCCGCACCCGGCGAAGCTGAGGTGTTCCCCCCGCTCGAGCACCGTGATGTCGAACTCCGGGGCCAGCCTGGCTAGCCTGGCGGCCGTCTTGGCGCCGCAGGCCACGCCCCCGATGATGAGCACCTTTTTTCTTTCCATGAACCATACCCCTCCTTTTGGGATAATACCACTATCCCCTATATGGTATTCTTCATGGGGGATTATGTCCAGTCGTCTTCCATCTCGTGGTATGATTCCACGTCGATCTTCCTCTCCTCGCAGAGGGCCCGCACGTCGTCCCCGGATTCGCAGGGGAATTCGCAGGCGAGACCGCAGCTGGAGGACAGTCTCCGCGGAACGGGAACCACCTTTGCCGGAATGTCCTTTTTTCTGCAGGTGCGTTCGAAGAGGAGCGCCATGCTGGTAACCTCGAAGGTGGCGATGCAGCGCAAATTCTTCACCGTCCTTTCTCCGGGGGAAGGCCGGTTCCCCGGAATGCCGATCTTTCTTTCATCCGCCGTTCCCTTTTTTGACACCCGGAAGGTATACTCTTGGAACGGTATTTCCTTCCGGAGGTGGATGGGATGAACTATGTCGCTCTTGCCGTGATACTGGTCCTTGCCTGTATTCCCCTGTTTGCGGGGTCGTCCCGCATCCGCCCCTGCTATCGGGGGTGCCACGGGTGCGGGAAGTGCATGTCCTCCCCGGGAAAGAAAAATACTTCCGGTCCCGAAGGACAGGGATAGGATACTGCCCGTTCTCTCTTTTCGCAACGCAGGCAGCCGCAGCCCCACCGCGGATCGACAGGAGGAGCCGTACAATGAATATTTTCCGTAGTCTTCGAACTATTTTGCTGCTCACGATCCTCTGCCTCCCCGGACCCGCCTCCGGGGCGGCACGGTTCTCCCTGGCCGCCGTGGGGGACGCCCTGATCCACAAGGGGGTGTACGATGCGGCGGTTATCAAGGGCGGGGGGTATGATTTCCGGCCCATGCTCCGCCTCGTGAAGAGCCGTATTGCCCCCCATGACATGGCCTTCTACAACCAGGAGACGATCCTCGGCGGCACAGAACTCGGCCTGTCCACCTACCCCATGTTCAATTCCCCCAGGGAGGTGGGGGACGCCTTCCTCGACGCCGGGTTCAACCTGGTGTCCCTGGCGAACAACCACACTCTGGATAGGGGGGAGAAGGGCGTTCTCGCCTCGCTGGAATACTGGAAAGACAAGAAGGACGCGGTGACCGCCGGAAGCAGCCTGACGGCGGAGAAGGAGAAAGAGATCCGGTTTTTCCGGGTGAACGGCATTTCCTGCGCTTTCCTCGCCTACACCACCGCCACCAACGGCCTGAAAGCCCCGAAGGGAAAAGAGCACTACGTCAGCCTCTACACCCCGGAAAAAGCGAAGACCGACGTGGTCCGGGCCCAGGAAAAAGCCGACGTAGTGATCGTCTCCATGCACTGGGGGAGCGAATATGTGTTCGCCCCCACCGCGGAGCAGAAAAAAATCGCGGAGCACCTCGCCTCTCTCGGAGTTTCCATCGTTCTCGGCCATCATCCCCACGTGGTCCAGCCCGTGGCCATGGTGAAGAGCACCCTCGTGGTCTATTCCCTCGGCAATTTTCTCTCCGCCCAGAAGGAGCTCCACAAGCTCGTGGGCCTGCTCGTCTCCCTTGACGTGGTCAAGACGGAAATGAGGGGAGAGACGCGGATATCCTTCGAGAACGTCACCGGGACGCTGCTGTACAATCCCCGGCGGTCTCCCCTCGGGCGGTACGTGGTGGTTCCCTTCGACATGCTCAGGGAGGACATCCTGAAGGACTTTCCGGCGGTGTATAAAAAGTACGCCGCCATTGTGACGGGCGGCGGAAGGGCCATCTCCATGAGGGCTCCCGCAAAGGCTCCTCCGCCGAAAAGCCGCCCGGCGGCGAAGAAAGCTCCCCGGGGAAAATGAGCCGGAAGCGGAAAGCGGGGTGCGGGGTATTTCCCGCACCCCGCTTTCCGCTTTTCAGGGAAGAAACTCTCCCGCCAGGCGCTCCCGCATTTCCGGCAGGGGAATGGAGTATTCCTCGGACAGCCTCCGGACGTCCTCGAACTCGGGGTTTGCCCTGAGGGTTTCCCCGCCGAGGCGGGCCACCTTGAACCTGACCAGGCCCCAGGAGGTCTCCCGCTCCACGATCTCATGGTCCGTCTTCAGCCGGTCCACGGGGTATTTCCGTAAGCCGAGGGTGGTGGTCTCCCGGAGGAGGATTTCCGCCAGGACTTCCTCTTTTTCGGGAAGGCAGAGGCAGCTCAGGGTCACGGCGGGGCGCCCCTTCTTCATGATCATGGGCGTCGCCCAGACGTCGAGGGCCCCCTCGGCGAAGAGCCTCTGCATCACCGGCCCGTAATACTGGGGGTTCATGTCGTCGATGTTCGTCTCGAGGACGACCCCCCGGTCCCGCCGGAAGACGTCCTCGCCGCTCCCGCCCGGAGTGTCCACGATCACGGCCCGCACCATGTTGGGGATGTCGCTGTCACGATCGCCGAGCCCCTTGCCCGATGCGAGGACTTTTCCCGCCGGCAGGGGGCCGAACTCACCTGCCAGGCACCGGACCAGGAGTGCCCCGGTGGGGGTGACCCGCTCCATGGGGGCTCCTTCGGCGTAGACGGGGATCCCCTCCAGGAGTTCCATGGTGGCCGGTGCGGGAACGGGGAGAATGCCGTGGGCGCACTTTATGGTGCCCGACCCCACGTTGAGGGGGGAGGAGACCGTCTTTTCGATGCCCGCCATCTCCACCAGGACGAAGGCGCCGATGATGTCGGCGATGGAGTCGATGGCCCCAACTTCGTGGAAATGGACATCCTCCGGGGTGGTGCCGTGGACCTTCGCCTCCGCTTCGGCCAGAAGGCGGAAGGCCGCGGCGCTCTGCTCCTTCACCCGGGGGGAGAGGGGGCTCGCCCCGATGATGGCGAGGACGTCGGAAAGCCCCCGGTGGGGGTGATCCTCAAGGTTGAGTATCGATACCTTCGTGCCGGCTATACCGCCCCTGCTTCCCCGGCTGATGGAGATTTTCAGCCGGTCATCCGCTCCCGGTCCGTGGTGATGGTGGTGATCGTGGTGATCGTGGTGATGATCGTGGTCATGGTCATGTCCGCCGCCGGGAAAGAGGACGATGCTCTCCATGGTTTCGAGGAAGGTTTTCCTGTCCAGTCCGAGGTCGAGCAGCGCTCCGAGAAACATGTCGCCGGCGATGCCGGCGAAACAGTCGAGATACAGGGTCTTCATCAGATTCCTCCGGTTTTCGCCTCCGGCCGGGTGAGGCCGTTTTTTCCCATTCTATCATTCCCGGGACAGAAAAATGGAGGCGGAGTGTGCTATCCTTACAAAGATAGTTTGTGACAAAAAAGGAGGATCCGTCCATGTCCGTTCGCCTCGAGGAGAAGATTGCGCACAGGTTTGCCGGGGATCCGTCCCAGCGGGTATTCTGGTGGAAGGGAGCCTGGGAAGATGCCGCGGAGACGGAACGGAAGACCGCCCTCTGCGCCGAAACACTCCGCCTGGGAGGATTCCAGCCGGGCAGCCGGCTCGCGGTGTTTCTGCCCAACAGCCCGCTGGTGCTCCACCTGTCCATGGCGGCCTGGCGTCTCGGAGGCACCATCGTCCCCCTGAACCCCAGAGGAGGCACGGAGTGGATCCTGAAAATACTCCATCACGTGGATCCCTTCGGCGTGGTCCTCGGTGAAGGAATGGAAGCCCTTACGGAGGCGGTCCGTGCGGAGGGGATACCTGCCGTGGAAGCGTCCCCCGACGGAACAATCCCTCCGTTCACGGGACGACGGGACCGGGCGGAACAGGATCCCGGCGTGGCGGTGATCTTCGCCACCTCCGGCACCACGGGAGCCCCGAAGGCGGTGCCCCTGACCCACGAAAACCTCTACGACAACACGAAGGGTGTCCACGAAACGGTGGAGGGGTTTGACAGGGGACGGGTTCTCATGAACGTGCTGCCCAACTTCCACTCCTTCGGCTATACCGTCTGCGGCGTCCTGCCCCTTGTCTGGGGACTCCCCGAGGCTCTTCTGCCCGGCTTTCTTCCCCTGAAGAACCTCTTCGAGGGACTGAGGGAATCACGGACGGGCATTCTCATCGCCGTTCCCACCATGCTTCCCTTCCTTCTCGGCGTGGCGTCCAAGGGGGAGTCCCTGCCCCCGGAGCTGCGCTATATCCTCACGGGCGGGGGCAAGCTGGATCCGGGCCTTGAAAAGCGCTTCCGGGACCAGCTCGGCGTCATCACCTTCGAGGGGTACGGCCTGACGGAATGTTCTCCCGTCGTTTCGAGCAATCCCAGCGATGCCCTCCGGAAGACCGGCACGGTGGGGCCCGCCCTGCCGAGCTACTCGGTGGAAGTCCGGAACAGCGAAGGAAAGGCCCTCCCGAGAGGGGAAGAAGGCGTCCTCTGGCTGAAGGGCCCCTCCGTCGCCCGGGGATACTTCAGGGATCCCGTCCTCTCGGCGGAGCGCTTCAAGGACGGCTGGCTGAACACCGACGACATGGTGCGGGTGGACGAGGACGGATACATCACCATTCTCGACCGGGTGTCGGACATGATCATCGTGGGCGGATTCAACGTCTATCCCCAGGAGGTGGAGACGGTGATCAAGGAACTTCCCGGCATCAGGGAAGCGGTGGTCATCGGCGTGGAGAATCCCGTCAGCGGAGAAGTTCCGGTGGCCTTCATCATCAGGGAGGAAGGGGCCGAGCTCGAGGCCGGAACGGTGATTTCCCACTGCAAGGAGAAAATGGCCCACTTCAAGGTGCCCCGGAAAGTCCAGTTCGTCACTGAACTGCCTCTTTCTGCTGTGGGGAAAGTTTTGAAACGGAAGCTCAGGGAACAGATGGTGCGGGAACGGTAGAACAAAGCGACGAAAAGTCAGCCTCCCCGGAGCTCCGGGGAGGCTGACCGGCCTGCAGGGGCAATGGTTCAGTAGATCTCGATGTCCATGTCGTGGGAGGCTTTTTTGTCGTTGGAGCGGTCGGTAGCGACAAAGCCCAGGGTGTATTTTCCCGGGGGAAGCTCCGCCAGGTCGATATTCACCGTGAAGAAAAAGTCCCTCCAGGGGCTTTTCACGATAAGGTCGGAAGTCACCACGTCTTTCTGCTCGATACCCACGTTTCCCTTGTCGTCCTTCACCAGGAGGTCGAGGCTGAGGTGGACCTCGTAGGCGTTGTCCTTCTTCAGGTTCTGGAAACCGTCGATTTCGAGGTAGACCGAGATCCTTGACCCCTTCTCGAAGCGGGAGGACTGCTCCTCGGTGTACATTCCATATCCTTTCACTTCCCTGACGAAAAGTCCCTTCAGAAAGGAAAACTCCGAAGCTGAGGCAGCCAGGGGAGGAAGTGCTGCGAGGAAAAGAGGAAGCAGGAAAAGGACAATGCAAAGCCCCGCAAGGACCGTTCCCGGCCGGGAAGGAAGGCGGCGCGATCCGGGTGCATGGTTCGGCGAAAGCGTCACTATTGAACAACCCCCTAAATGAATATATAAAAGACCTTATGCATTATAGTCTATTTTACCGCAGGAGGTCGAAAGTAATTTAACTTCAGGGGCCCCTGGGGAAGGCAAATGAGCCCTGAGAACCAGCGAAAGGAAGTACTAAATGAGAAAAAAATCACCTGAAGTGGCATCAAACCAATTCCTGGATCTTGATTCCGACTGGGACGACGTTCTCGCACCCGGCACCGGGGACAGGAGCCACCGCCCTTCCGGCAAGGACAGGCTTCGGGGGCATTTCGACGGGGCTTCCAGGGGGAACCCCGGTGAAGCCGGGGCCGGGGCTGTGCTTTTCGATGAATCGGGTGCCCCCGCCTGGGAGTGCGCCCGGCCCCTGGGCAAGCGGACCAACAACGAGGCGGAATACCTCGCCCTTCTTCTGCTGCTCGAAGAAGTGGAGCGCCGCGGAATTTCCGCCGACATCCTGGGAGACAGCCAGCTCGTGGTGAACCAGGTGACGGGCCGGTGGAAGATCAACGAACCCAGGCTGCGAGAGCTTGCTGACCGGGCGATGGATCTGCTGAGACGGACGAAAAGCAGCATATCCTGGGTTCCCAGGGATCAGAATGCCGCGGCGGACCGTCTTTCCAACATCGCCCTCGACGGTCCGAAGGAACCGCCCCGCTCCTCCCGTGAACGCCCCGCTTTCGACCCTGACAGGCTGGAACGGGTCACCGATTCCATTCTCATTGCCCACGGAACGGAGGACTACGCGGTGGACCTTCTTCACAGGGCATGCACCTGCCCCGCCTTCCAGCGGTCGAGACAGTGCAAGCACCTGGATGCGGCACTTGTACGGTTTGGAAAATAAGCCCTTTTACGCATCAGCCTCCCCTTTCTTTCTGTTATGCTGTGCCAAGAAATAGCAGCCTGGAAATGGAGGGATGTTCCAGTGAAAAATGCAGCGGTTCTGGCCCTTTTGATCTTTTCAGCCCTGATATCCTCTGTGACTGCCGGAACGGCCGAGGCATGTGCCGCCTGTGACGACGACGACGGGGCGGTAGTCGCTTTTGTCCCGGTGGGAAAGGGCAGCTACGGAGGGGTCAATGACCGGCGGTTCGTGGTGGTGAAGGACGAAATTGAATGGAAGGAACTGTGGGGCGAGATAAACGGCAACGTGCTTCCCCTTCCCCCCCTGCCTGAGATCGATTTCTCACGACAGGTCCTTGCGGCCGTCTTTCAGGGGCTCAAGCGGAGCGGAGGCTATTCCATATCGGTGGAGGCCATCATCGAAACAGGCGACAGGGTGACCGTTTCCGTCCGCGAACAGGAACCGGGGCCCCAGAATCTCGTCACCATGGCCCTTTCCAGCCCCTGGGAGGTTGTGGCCTTCCCTCTTCCCCAGAAACCGGTGCTTTTCACCTCCATTCAGTAGACAGCGGGTAACAGAACATAAAAAGAAGCGACCGGCCCCGGCCGGTCGCTTCTTCGTGCTTTTCTCTGTTTACCCCGGGTCGCCCTTTACTTTCGGACGAGCAGGAGCAGGGGCAGAAGGAAGAGCAGGGACGGAATTCCCGCCACGCTGCACCCGCCCCCGCCACCGGAGTCACCGTCAGGCACGGCGGCCCCCAGAGACCGGGCCAGGTTCAGCCTTCCGCCGGTGGAAACCTTGCCGCTCAGGGAGGAAAGACGATCCACTCCGCCCAGGATCCTGGACCGGATCCGGTCCATGGATTCTCCCGGGAACTGGGACGACACGAGGGCCGCCGCCCCGGTGACGAAGGGTGTGGCCATGGAGGTGCCGGAACCGGACATGTAGCTCCAAACCCCTCTGCCGATCCCCACGTCGTCGATCTCGACCCCCCCGTACCCTGTGGAAGAGAGTCCCGTCTCAAAGACAAACCGGAACCGGAACCGGTCCGTCCTGAAGGTACCCGGAATCGGCGTGGAGAAGGAGGTCCACTCGTCTCCGCCTCCTGTGAAGCTGTGGACCGTGGTCCAGGTTGTTCCACTGTCGGGGGAGAACTCGAGACGAAGGAAATCCGCCCCGTTTTCCAGATCCGGACGGATCTCCATGCCGAACACGAGAGGTTCCGTTTCCCGGCCTGAAAGGTCGATATCGTCCCTGACGGTCAGGTAGGTTTTCTGGTTTCCAATGGTATGCTGCTCCGGCCCGTCGGTCCAGACTTTCGTGGGGCGGCCGTCCCTCGTGGAGTCTACGATCATCCAGTGGATCTGCGGTGAATAATGCTCCGCGGAGGTCGTCCATTTCCCGTCCCCCGATTCCATGTCGTCGAAGAAGATGTCCCCCGCCGACGGGGTGTACGAAGGGGTCCACGTGCTCCAGATGTCGGTCCCCGGAGCGGCCAGGTGGACGGACGTCCTCCCGTAGTTCGAAAAGTCGGAGAGGGCGTCATTTCTGTCCGTGGACGCCACGGAGATGATGTTCGGAAGGCCGTAGGAGGCCGGATATTCAGGGCTCTGGTCGTTGTCCGTGGCGTAATTGCCCGCCGCGGCGACGAAAAGGATCCCCGCGTTTCCCAGGTCCTGGATGGCCTGTCTGGCCTCGCCGCTGAACCCCGGTCCTCCGTAGGATGCGTTCACCGCCACGATGTCCACCCCTTCCCGCTTTTTCTGCAGGATCCACGCATAGGCTTCCAGCTCGTCTGAAGTTTTTCCCGTTCCCTGGGAATTAAAAGCCTTGACCGCCATGAGCTTCACGTTCCACGCCACCCCGGCGGTGCCGATGCCGTTGTTTCCCTTCGCGCCGATGATCCCCGCCACGTGGGTGCCGTGGCCGTGGTCGTCCTCGGGGTCGTCGTTGTCGTACACGCAGTTCCGGCCGTGGATGCCTCCCGGGCCCGTCCAGAGGTTGTCCTTCAGATCCTCGTGGTTTTTTGTGATGCCGGTATCGATAATGGCGACGACTTTTGTTGTCAGGGCCGAGGTGCGGATTCCCCAGGCTGTGGGGGCGTCAATGTCGGCGCCGGCCCTGCCGC of the Aminivibrio pyruvatiphilus genome contains:
- a CDS encoding FAD-dependent oxidoreductase, encoding MERKKVLIIGGVACGAKTAARLARLAPEFDITVLERGEHLSFAGCGFPYFVGDVVKEYKDLVCTPLGIIRDANFFRTVKNVTVHTGCLATRIDRENRCVTASDASTGEEKNFPYDNLVLATGASPIRPPIPGSDLNRVFTLWTMPDALAMKSALSSGNIKTAVIIGAGLIGMEVVEALAERGVKVSVVDALSTPLPALVGEDFGLRIARAVKAKGVDFFGGEKVTEITGEGGVVTGVRTDRRSLPADMVLLAVGIRPNTSLARDAGLELAPNGTIVVDELMRTSDPSIYAGGDCVQTRHLVTKKPVWQPMGSTANRQGRVIADNIAGLATPFSGVLGTGILKLFNLTIGKTGLDEKQAKEAGFEPVSIVVEEPDRPHFMPGMGAMTIRLVADRLSRRILGAQIMGTGVVDKRLDAMVAAVSSGMTVDLLADGDFAYAPPFSTALDPNTHAANALKNKMDGLVKTYQAKELRERMEGPNPPLLLDVRTPGELDLQGRIPYEFVNIPLGKLRERAGELPRDREIVAFCKISVRGWDALATLKGAGFDDVALLEGGIMAWPYELK
- a CDS encoding DUF3343 domain-containing protein — protein: MSKKGTADERKIGIPGNRPSPGERTVKNLRCIATFEVTSMALLFERTCRKKDIPAKVVPVPRRLSSSCGLACEFPCESGDDVRALCEERKIDVESYHEMEDDWT
- a CDS encoding FAD-dependent oxidoreductase, yielding MAKERVLIVGGDAAGMSAAGQIRKLLPDAEITVYERSGYSSYSACGIPYFIAGLVEPETRLVVRTPEEFLQKQNIVVKVRHEVLSLDPDGGTVLVRDLESGREFRDSWDRLLIATGASPAVPPVEGAKAEGIFTLSTLETGIAARRYVDKFRPRHAVVIGGGYIGLEMAEAFACVRGMKVTLLDKSPQVMNTFDADMAELIASAIRGIGTALRLGEGLVGFGTEGGRIRSVITEHGEIETEMVIMGLGVRPNSGLAGDAGLKLSVRDSIFADETMATSRPGIWAAGDCASTTHLMTGKPFWVALGTVANKMGRVAGISMGGGRAAFPGVYGTAMSKHCGLEVARTGLTEREAEENGFRSVSSVIRTKTRAGYYPGAETMHVKLVGEEGSGRLLGGQIVGGQGSAKRVDIIATALAGGMTVNNLLELDLGYAPPFSMAWDPVQIAGRELLKKTGGE
- the pepV gene encoding dipeptidase PepV; translation: MLSEKIDAMKDELVAAIQEAVRIKSVGGEPSEGAPYGEGPRKCLDWTLAFAEQMGFRTKNVDNVAGWAEMGEGDEMVALLGHLDVVPEGKGWTVDPWGGELKDGMVWGRGVLDNKGPVIIGLFAAKAIFDAGLKLKRRVRVIFGTNEEQGSKCMKRYVELGEDLPSAGFTPDAEYPIIHAEKGIVTYTVSLPFAPSGEMKITSLEGGVAANVVMAEVTAVIEDSRTECRQRITAAASAWKGPEGSSLSSDDDGSRVTLVMKGHPAHGSTPEKGINALACLADFMAGLKLKGEQGEFFSAFSRLAGFETDGKSLGVAMADEVSGPLTACVGVVKAEKDRVSFTINMRYPVTAKEEAVTGPIEETFRKNGLAVEKVSKANPLYMPPESRLIQALQKVYTEETGQEATLLAIGGGTYAKTMPNVVAFGPVFPGQDYTIHEEDERWSVEDIMKNAHIMAKVLVELAQVRE
- a CDS encoding MFS transporter, with amino-acid sequence MPDWEKSTLFRAFRHRNFRLFYMGQIVSLSGLWMQRVAMNWLVYRITGSPLLLGTVDFMTQIPVLLFGSFTGAFLEGRNLRRIIMICQTISMLHALTLAFLTLSGMVEYWHILILAAIIGISDSFEVPARQGFTIRLVEDEKDLGNGIALTSTLFNVTRLVGPSIAGMVIAVVGEGICFLMNGMAYSATLTALFLMRFRKPLVTDQVRKSVLEGMKEGVRYVASFLPLRNYLGAIALVSFFAFPYMVLLPVFAREILGGGPRTLGFLMGATGLGALAGSVRLALRKSPVGLGKIMAVSCVLLGFSMAAFSLSRVFYLSLALMACLGFFMVSTLVSCNTLVQTLVDEDKRNRVMSLFIVCAMGITPIGSLNAGWLATHIGAPATLFAGGAVSLVIGLLLLRAWPSMWALSEPVYRRKNLL